The sequence below is a genomic window from Roseofilum casamattae BLCC-M143.
CAGCAGCACCGCAACCCGCTCGTTAAATAACTGCATGGTTTGGCGATCGTTGCGGTCAAAACTCGCTTTCAAATAGTCGGGAACTGCCGGCCAACTCTCCTTATTGTATTCCGGATGATTGCCCGGTTTGCGCTTATTGACTAACTGAGTTACTCCCAGTAATTCTCCTTCCTGACTTTTAATCGGCATACAGAGCAAACTGCACGTCCGATAGCGAGTGAGCGAGTCCGTTTTCTTCGCATTTTCCGCATTGGGATCGTTATACAAATCGAAAGGAATATTGAGGGTTTCTCCACTTTCAGCAACCTCTCCCACAAACCCCACGCCAATAGGACAGCGCACCGTGCCTTTCCCCGGCAATTCCGTCCACAAATCGCCCTGTTGCGGATCGGCTAACCAGAGCGTCGAACGGTCGGCATTGATCAGCTTTTTCGCCGTATCCATCACCCGATGCAACACGGTTTGCGTATCCAAATTAATCTGATCGAGCGATCGCGTTGCTTCCGTCAGTGCTGCCGTTGCTCGTAATTTCTTCGTGGCTCTATAGGATGATTGGCAAGCCTGCAAAATTTGCCGAATTGGAATTACGCATTTCACCAACCGCTCTAAATCTTTCCGGGTAAATCCTTGGTTGCGAGTTGCTTCACTCGCGGCAAATTTCGAGTGAATTTTATTCAGCAACTGAATCACCGCCACCACATTTTTCTCTTCATCCAAAATAGGAAACGCGAGAATATTTCGAGTGCGGTAATTGTAACGCTGGTCGTATTCCTTCACCAGTTTACAGCGCGGATCTTCATACACGTTGCCGGGAATATTAATCACCCGCTTCATTTGCGCCACGCTTCCAGCAATGCCTTCCCCGACGCGCACGTGGATATCGAGGAATTCTCCCTGCTCGTTTTGCGCCACGAGAGACCATAACTCGGTTTTGTCCTCATTCAGCAAAAAGATAGTGGTTCGCTCGGCTCGGAGCAACTGGCCCACCGTAGAGGTCACATCTCGCAAGACCTCATACAAGGCTTGAGCCGACTGCTGTCCTTCCTCAACTGTCTCCGTATCCGAGAGAAAATCGACCTGGGAGACCAACAACTTACGCTCGAGTTGACTAAAAGTTTCCAGGAACTCGGCTTCATCAATCTCCAGTTCCGTTTCAATGGTTTCTATCGCTTGCTCCACCCATTCCAAACTAAAGACAGACGCATAAATGCGATTATGAATAAATAAGCGGCCGTTTTCGCGCACGGCTAATCCTGCCATCCGCAACTCGCGCTGCTCCGGACTATCATTGGCAGGAATTCGTTCGTGCTCTAGAATTTGTTGATAGGCTCGGAGAACGTTCAGAGTTTGCGGCTTCGGTTGCAAGAGGCGATCGCGAATATTCTGCAAATGCTTCAGATTGTCCAAGGTTTCCCATTTCTCAATCAGTCGAGTTTTGACTAACTGGGAAATCCATTGTTCTTCCCGTCCGGTCATGGGAGAATCTTCCGCATCGGCAATCATCTCGCAAACGGAGACTGTCAGTAGCGGATGGGCCGCAGTCCAGTAGAATATGGTAGAAATCAGAGTGCGGTAATTCCGGGTTTTGGCTTTCATCCCTCTGGCGAGATCCAAGCCAGTCTCGTATTTTGGGGCACTCGTTAGGGATTCGGCATCATTGGCGATCATAGTCTGCAACCCGATCTCAACAGTTTTAGCAAGGGAATCGATTTCAATAATACCCGATCGTAGAATGTCCGTAAGACTTTCCCAACCTTAGATAAGCTATGAAGCTACGACGCCAATCCAACCAACAATCCATCGATTTAGAGGCTGCCACGGAATTGGGGATTGGTGGCGAGGCGAAAGTTTATGCGATCGCCGAAGATGCAACATTGGTGGCGAAAGTTTACCACAAAATGAAAGCCGAGTATGCCTCGAAGCTTGCAGCAATGCTGGCAAATCCTCCCAATAATCCGACGGCGAAACAGAACCATCTTTCCTTTGCCTGGCCGCAAGATTTGTTGCTGAACTCGCAAAAGCAAGTGGTTGGATTTCTCATGCCTCGCGCCCAAGAGATGCGACCGATTATCGATTTATACAATCCGAAAACCCGCCGCACTCAATGGCCGTGGTTTGAATATTCTCGCTTGCATCGCAGCGCGCGCAATCTGGCAGGATGTTTGAAGAGTTTGCACGACAAGGGATATGCCATTGGGGATGTGAATGAGTCGAATATTTTGGTGACGCAAACGACGTTGGTGACTCTGGTGGATATGGACTCGATTCAGGTGAGACATCCGAGTACGGGAGAGGTCTATCGCTGTGGGGTGGGAAAACCGGAATTCACGCCGCCGGAGTTGCAAGGCCAATCGTTTGCGAAGTTAGACCGCACTCCAGAACACGATTGTTTTGGCTTGGCGGTGCTCATTTTCCAGTTACTCATGGAAGGAACTCATCCGTTTGCCGGAGTGTATAAATTACCCGGAGATCCGCCGCCGATTTCGCAACGCATTGCCAAGGGTTATTTTCCCTACGGCCATCGCCAGGTTCCCTTTACTCCCATGCCGGTATCGCCGCCATTCTCTCTGTTGCATCCCAAGCTACAAGTCTTGTTCCGCCGCTGTTTTGAGGAAGGCTTTGATAATCCTCACGTGCGCCCGGATGCGAAGATGTGGCAGATGGCACTGCAATCGGCTGAAGAGGCTCTGATAACCTGCGATCGCAATCCGCAACATCGCTATGGCAATCATTTGCAACGCTGTCCATGGTGCGATCGCGCAGAGCGTCTCAACGGCCGCGACCCCTTTCCGTCTCAAGGAGCCGTCAGGCAAGGATTGCACCTGAAACCCTTGAACCGGAAAAAGATTCCAATTCAACCGGCTCCCTCTCCCGGCCCCTGGCAACTGCGATCTCATGCTCGTCCGCCTCGCGCGGCCGGCTGGTCGTCATTTACACCACCACAGCCATCCGCCAGCTATCCCGTCCCTCGTCCGGCGATCGTGCGCCAGACCGATCGATCGCGCCCGTCCCTAGCTCCCCTACTCGGAGGACTCTTAGTCCTGGGCTTGGGTGCCGGAGCGGTGTGGTACGGACAGAATCCAGATTGGCAACCCTTGGGCGAGAGATGGAGCGCTTCGCGATCGCCATCTACAGTAATTCAGCATCAGGACTTCGAGATTAATTTAGCCTATACCACGGAGCCGTTGGGAGAACCGGTGAAAGCCATGGCCATCAGTCCCGACAGTCAGGTGCTGGCGAGCAATGGCCCGGATGGTACGGTGAAGTTGTGGGAATTACCGATAGGAGAGCTGACTCAAACCTTGCAAGGTCATCAGGACGATCGCGGGTCTTATGCAGTGAGCGCGATCGCCATGGGGGAGGATGGTAAAATTTTAGTCAGTGCCAGTCGCAGCGACGATCGCTTGAAGCTCTGGAATTTAGGGGAGAGCAAAGGATGGGACATGGAGCCGGAAGAAGGGTTGCAAGGGGTTGTGGCGTTAGCGATTAGTTCTAAACACAATATTTTAGCGACGGGAAGCCGCGATCGCACTTTAAAGTTATGGGATTTATACAATGGTTTTCGCCGCCTCACCTTTACTTGGGAAACGGGATGGGTGAATCGTCTGGCAATGAGTGCCGATGGCAATACCTTAGCCGCTGGTACGGAAAAGGGTCATGTTTATGCGGTAAATTTAATCAATTTTCAAGAGAAGCCCTTACCGAAACAGAGTCCTGCTCCCGTGCAAGCTCTCGTCATTACCCCTGACAATCAACGCATTATTTATAGCCAAACGAGTCAGATTTTTATCTATCATTTACCTTCCAATACCCTAGAATTTCAGTTACCCCATCCTGGAGAAGTAAGAGCATTAGCCGTCAGTCCGGATGGCAAATTGTTAGCCAGCGGCGGCCGCGATCGCGCTATTTCGTTGTGGGATTTGCAACAGCGGGAAAATCTAGGGTCGTTGAGCGATCGCGAAGCCAACTATCGCCCTGGAGAAATTTCGTCTCTCGCCTTTAGTCCTAACGGCAAATTTCTCGTCAGCGGTAGCGACGATGGTCGGATGACGATCTGGAACGTGCAACATCCTAGCGTCCGGGCAATGCTGGCAAGTCGATCGCCCTCAAAGTATAGTCGATTCAAATAACAGTGAGATATAAAATCGCAAAACCAATGAGAGCTGAGCGAATGGTAGCTGAGCGAAGTCGAAGCTGTCGAAGCTCGGACATCATAAACAGTCCGGACTTCGACTGCGCTCAGTCCTCACACTATCGCTTGTCTCACTGTTAATCTGATTTACTATAATAACTCGTGCGAAGTACATTAATTATCTGCCCATTGTCTCAGTAAATTGGCCACGCTTTTGCACATCAGATCGAATTCGTTGGTTTTGCCATCTCGAGCATACAACGAGCGTTTGACGGTTTCCAGATCGAATAAGATCTCGCGTTGCTGGCGATCGCGAATTAAGCTTTGTACCCAACCAACCGCGACTAACCGCTCTCCACTAATAACGGGTTCGACTCGATGTAAAGTAGTCGAAGGATAAACAAGCGCACTGGCCGCTTCTAGCTTATAAGACATTTCGCTATCAGCCTGCTCGATCGTTAGCTCGCCACCGGTATAACAATTCGGGTTATTGAGGAATACGGTAAACGAAAGATCGGAACGAAAAAAATTCGCGCCACCCATGAATGCATTATCAATATGTCGTCCGTAAGACATTCCCTCTCGGTAGCGACTGAAAAGGATCGAGTGGATAAACTTCGGGCGAGCCACCACTTGAAAGAGTCGATCGCGCTGGAGGGCTTGTTGAATCAGAGCATCGAGTAATTTGGCTTTCTGGTTATTCGGCAATTGTTCATTCTGCTTAACCGGTTTGGCGTGCCATCCTGCCGTCAACTTACCCTCAATAAATTCTGCCTCAGCTAAAAGTTGAGCGATGCGTTTTAGCTCTTCAGAGGTCAGCAAATTAGGAATACGAACAATCATGGATACTCAGAAAATTCAACTCGCCTGACAAACTATCTCACCGATCTGAGAAAAGCAATGCAGCGATCGCGCCGGGCGATCGCAAGAGGTTTAGAATTCTAAGCCATGATGCTTAATCCCATAAACCAAGCTATACACTTTCGCTGGCGATGTCACCGGAGTTTCAGGAGGAGTAACCGAAGGCCAAACCTTCACCAGTTCTTGGAAATTACTCATAATTACTTTATGGTCCCTGGGGTTCGATCGCTCCACCGTATTGGCAATGGTTTCGTACAGCTCTTTCGCGTAAATTACAAACCCTCTGGAGTCTTGATATTCGACAATTTCGACAAATGTATCGTCGAGAATAGCAGCTTCATACTCTGCTGCTGCGGTTTGCAGCATACCATCGATTACTTCCATCACAAACGTCGGATCGGTTCTTAAGTCCTGGCGTAGGGATGCGATCGCGCGATCGATACCAGCCATAGATGCGTTGAACTGGGAACTTACTCTCGGATCTTTAGGGCTGAATTTGACCATCTCATAGAGTTGAGTTAAGGGAGTATCAAAAGCAGGTATATTGCGAGCGGCTAACTGACCTTCTACATCAGCATATAGCTCTGAAACTGGGTGCTCGATATGCATATTGGCTTCTTCATACTTTCCCAGTTCGAGCAGTTCGTTGGCAACAATGAGATGTCCTTTCATCAATGCCAGAGCGGTCATGTAATCAACATCAGGGTCGCCAGAACTACCACCTTCCCCGCCTTCGCCACCTTCGCCACCTTCCCCGCCTTGAGCATGATGTCCCCCATGACTGCGGCCGCTTTTATCTCCCTCTTTCGCGCGATCGAATTCCCCAGAGATATCGAGGGTGGAATTTAGCTCGGTTGAGGGGAGTGCGCCTTCATTCGTTTCCTCGGTATGCACGGCAACTCCGCTGCTCGCGCCAATGGTCGTTGCCAGACCCACAGCTAAAAATAGTTCGACTGACTTCAGTGGCTTTTTCATAATAATTAAGAATTACTTGCAAATCTACTTCTCTCGAGAGGATAGGCTTATTTGCATAATACTGTCAATAGTCTCCATCACTGGTTGCAATAGCGTGCCTAAGTAGGAATAACCTCGAAAAACCCCATACAGCCTCGTTCGGCAATATCATCTTGATGGGGATGAAACATATAGCGACCGGGATATTTGTAGGAAAATTCTAAGATGTGTCGCTCTGCGGTTCCCATGGTAATTACATCGGATTCTTCCAAATATTTTAAGGTTCGTCCGGTGGGAAAAACTTGAAACATATTGGCATGGATGTGGAAGGTGACAGCCGGATCGAATTCAATCATATTCAACAGATACAAACGGATAAGCTGATGTTGATAGATCGGAATGGGACGATCGCGATAGTAGTTGGGAATGCCGTTAAAAGCGTAGAGTTCATTGTGTTGGTCGTTATTGATATCGAACCCTCCCATCACCATCACCATTTCATCGGCAGGAACCCTGTCCTGTGGGGGATCGACGATGAATAATCCGTAGAGTCCTTTACTGATATGACGGGTTACTGGCGCAATATGACAGTGATAGGGATGAACTCCAAAAGGCTCGGCATTGAATTCGTAGATGGTGGTTTTGCCGTGACGAATGGGTTCAATACCATCCATCGCAACTGGGTGCGTTCCGTGAAAGTGCAGACTGTGAGAATGGCCGCCTTCGTTATGAAAAATAATCCGTACTCGTTCGCCTTCTTTGGCGCGCAACGTCGGTCCTGGAATGCGATCGTTAAGATTCCAGCTCACAAAAGAAATAACGCTATTGAGGTTAAGCGGAGAGCTTTTCGCCGTCACTTCAAACTCTCGGATGGTTTGTCCATTTTCCCGCTTGAGAGTGCCGAAGTCAAAGTCTCGCAAGATCGCCATGGGATCGAAGGGGTTCTCTAGTTCTGGTAGATTGTTCTGAGGAATTGAAGGAATGCGAACCGGTTGCAGAGCGCGAGAAATTTTGGGTTTAAGCAGAGTCGAGCAGGTAAGTAGGCTGCTGCCTGCAATCCCTAAACTGAGTAAGGTTCGCCGAGATATTAGTTGCGAATTATTTCTATAAGGTTGATGAACCATAACACGGAAAGGGTGAGGATAAAATTAAGAATAATTCTTAATAGAGAGAAAAGCAAGTTCGCTCAAATCAGTCATTGACTGCAATCAGTGAGGAGGAAAGGGTTGGACGAGAGCTGGCGCGATCGCCACTTAACTGCTTTGGCGATCGCCGATCGCGATACAATCAAAATTAGCTCAAAATTAGTTTCTCAACTCTCTCTTCATTTCCTCCAACCGTGACTTCATCACCTGCCCCTACATTTCAATTCGATACCATAGAAAGCGCGATCGCCGATCTCAAATTGGGTCGTATGGTTGTCGTCGTGGATGACGAGAACCGCGAAAACGAAGGAGATCTCGTTGGTGCCGCTCAGTTTGCAACTCCCGATACGATCAACTTTATGGCCGTTTACGCCCGAGGATTAATCTGTCTTGCCATGACGGGAGAACGTCTGGATCGATTGGATCTGCCCCTGATGGTTGCCCACAACACGGATAAAAATCAGACGGCTTTTACCGTCAGTATTGATGCTTCGCCCGAACTGGGAGTGAGCACCGGAATTTCGGCTGAAGATCGCGCTCGCACCATTCAGGTAGCGATTAACCCGCAAACCCGGCCGCAAGATTTGCGCCGGCCGGGGCATATTTTTCCCCTACGGGCGCGGGAAGGTGGAGTATTAAAACGCGCCGGTCATACGGAAGCCAGCATTGACCTGGCTCGCCTGGCCAGACTCTATCCAGCGGGGATTATCTGCGAAATTCAAAACCCCGATGGTTCCATGGCCCGTTTGCCGGAGTTGGTTGAGTATGCGCAAACCCATAACCTGAAGATTATCAGCATTGCCGATTTAATTGCCTATCGCTTGCAACACGAGCGGTTTATTCAGCGCGAGGCGATCGCCAATCTTCCAACTCAGTTCGGTCAATTCCAAATCTATGGCTATCGAAATATGTTGGATGACTCGGAGCATATCGCCATCGTCAAAGGCGATCCGGCCGAATTTGGCGATCGCGTGACTACAGTACGAATGCACTCGGAATGTTTAACCGGCGATGCGATCGGTTCTCTGCGTTGTGATTGTCGGATGCAATTGCAAACCGCATTGAAAATGATCGACTATTCTGGAGCGGGAGTGGTGGTTTATTTGCGTCAGGAAGGCCGGGGTATCGGTTTGGTGAATAAGCTGAAAGCCTATATGCTGCAAGATCGGGGTTTGGATACCGTGGAAGCGAACGAAAAATTGGGCTTTCCCGCCGATTTGCGCCACTATGGCGTCGGCGCGCAAATCCTCAACGATCTGGGAGTGAAGCAATTTCGCTTAATTACGAATAATCCGCGCAAAATTGCCGGGTTGAAGGGATATGGTTTGGAAATGGTCGATCGCGTTCCCCTGCTGATTGAAGCGAACGATTATAATTCGACATATTTGGCGACCAAAGCGCAGAAACTCGGTCATTGGTTATTGCAAACCTATTTAGTCACCGTTGCGCTGGAGTGGAATGACAATATCTCGTCGGTGAACGAACGCTACGAGCGATTGGAAAAATTGCGCCATTGGGCCGGAGAGCGCAACCTATTGTTGCAGGAAGAAACCCGTCCGGTGGCGATCGCCTTATTCGCTCGTCCCTCTCTCATCGTTCATTTGGGTTTCGATCAACCCCATCCGGAAGCAATTGACTGGTACGAATATCGCGAGCATCCTTACGCGCAGGCCATCGCCTCTGTTCTCGATTGCCTTGTCGATTGGTTTCCGGTACAACGCTTGGAGTTCTTGGTCACTGACGGTTCCGATCCCCTCGATCGGTTGCAACTGAAATTAGAGAGACAAAAGTGCGATCGTCAACAAATTCGTCCGTCTTCCCTGTTCCCAGGAGTCGAGCGACAGCAGATTTATAGCTTTACCGATTAATCTCCTCTAACCTATTTCCCTTTCGATTCCGCTTCTTCTTGTTCGATCGCATCTAGGGTGCGCTTATTGGGATCGGTTTTTCGCTCCCACTGTGGGATCAAGCCTACAACAAACTTACTTAAGCCGACCCGAGTTTGCGCGCTCGCCGGGCCGAGAGGTTCCGGAAGAAAGCGATCGCCAACTAATACAAAGACGATAAATAGAATGCTGGAGAGAATTAACCAGGGTTTCAAATAAGCCAATTTCATTGCGCTACCTCCCGACAAAGATTTTCCCGATTGTACCAAATCCTCTTAGCAGACTCACAAAAAGACCTCTCTACCGATCGGAGTAGAGAGGTGAATTGATTTCAGAAACAACATAGACTCTTATCGGCAATTTCCCCAATAAATTCCAGGAGCGTAAGCTTCTTTCACCCGTCCGGTACGACTGCAGGTGAGCATATAGTAATCGCAATCGGGGCATTCAATTTGAGTTTGTTCTTTTTTGATTAAGTGTTTGCGTTGTGCCGAGCCGCCGCAATTCGGGCAAGGCATGGATTGAATTAGAGGGACATTAAATTCTGAAGATAGAGGATAGATAGATTCTTCAGTCAGATTTGATTTTTTTAAGGAAGTTTTCACGACTTTTGAGATTTAGTTGGTAGATTTTATTTCTAAATAGCTAGGGAGTTAAATTTATTTTGTTAAACAATAAATGTCTCGAACTAACTAACTACTTTTCAACAGTATAGCCAACTTTTATAATTATCATCAAGTCGTTTCTCTATGGGGATCGTTCGGTTTTCCTCGATCCCTCAATGCTTCAATCCCTTGTCTAACTAGGATTTCTGGGCTTTTAAATCCGCGCGATCGCCTGCTTCCTCTCCGAAAAAACTACATTAAATTTTTATTAAAGTTAGTATTTTTTGACGTAAATTCACAAATTAGTACCCCAAGCTCGGTCTAATACCATACTTTAAAAAATACCTCTCAAACCTTAATAAAGTCTTTAGTATTTTCCCGGATATTTGGGGCAAACCCGATCGCTAACCTCAACGTCCGACGAGAATGACCACAGAGCGATCGCACAACTGCCGTTGCAATTGGTCGGTCAAAATAGGCTCGGTTCCCGGTTTCCAGCTTTTCTGCGGGATGGTCAGTCCGGTATCGACAAATAAATGCCAGTGTTTGCCATCGGGAAGTTGGGGAAACTCAAATATCAGGGGTTCCCAATACATATTCATCGCCACATAAATATAATCATCAGCCGCGCCTTCCGAGTCTCCATGTTCGCCACAGAGCAA
It includes:
- a CDS encoding Fe2+-dependent dioxygenase, with the translated sequence MIVRIPNLLTSEELKRIAQLLAEAEFIEGKLTAGWHAKPVKQNEQLPNNQKAKLLDALIQQALQRDRLFQVVARPKFIHSILFSRYREGMSYGRHIDNAFMGGANFFRSDLSFTVFLNNPNCYTGGELTIEQADSEMSYKLEAASALVYPSTTLHRVEPVISGERLVAVGWVQSLIRDRQQREILFDLETVKRSLYARDGKTNEFDLMCKSVANLLRQWADN
- a CDS encoding multicopper oxidase domain-containing protein, with protein sequence MVHQPYRNNSQLISRRTLLSLGIAGSSLLTCSTLLKPKISRALQPVRIPSIPQNNLPELENPFDPMAILRDFDFGTLKRENGQTIREFEVTAKSSPLNLNSVISFVSWNLNDRIPGPTLRAKEGERVRIIFHNEGGHSHSLHFHGTHPVAMDGIEPIRHGKTTIYEFNAEPFGVHPYHCHIAPVTRHISKGLYGLFIVDPPQDRVPADEMVMVMGGFDINNDQHNELYAFNGIPNYYRDRPIPIYQHQLIRLYLLNMIEFDPAVTFHIHANMFQVFPTGRTLKYLEESDVITMGTAERHILEFSYKYPGRYMFHPHQDDIAERGCMGFFEVIPT
- a CDS encoding GAF domain-containing protein, with protein sequence MIANDAESLTSAPKYETGLDLARGMKAKTRNYRTLISTIFYWTAAHPLLTVSVCEMIADAEDSPMTGREEQWISQLVKTRLIEKWETLDNLKHLQNIRDRLLQPKPQTLNVLRAYQQILEHERIPANDSPEQRELRMAGLAVRENGRLFIHNRIYASVFSLEWVEQAIETIETELEIDEAEFLETFSQLERKLLVSQVDFLSDTETVEEGQQSAQALYEVLRDVTSTVGQLLRAERTTIFLLNEDKTELWSLVAQNEQGEFLDIHVRVGEGIAGSVAQMKRVINIPGNVYEDPRCKLVKEYDQRYNYRTRNILAFPILDEEKNVVAVIQLLNKIHSKFAASEATRNQGFTRKDLERLVKCVIPIRQILQACQSSYRATKKLRATAALTEATRSLDQINLDTQTVLHRVMDTAKKLINADRSTLWLADPQQGDLWTELPGKGTVRCPIGVGFVGEVAESGETLNIPFDLYNDPNAENAKKTDSLTRYRTCSLLCMPIKSQEGELLGVTQLVNKRKPGNHPEYNKESWPAVPDYLKASFDRNDRQTMQLFNERVAVLLQFIRSHESLKQQSYQIDPVEVTYQSLVLLTKMEMDLSFTEEAAHRSIAHLLGRMSESLQRAIAVTEITPFIFDSSRNRFWSPIGKDGSLVTISADRGLAKTLAETQEFKGTNKLKKMTDELVLAGVKNMMLYRQLFLYPVANAEGELVGVLRLFDKRDGDRLDPKGFNSKDAQQLNDYSQLIAPMLQGFQSFYIDIPSLKSSTLGLDPLTQAINLIRNSGGTAEEIIRNVMQAAKTLTDADRSTLWLIDRENEQLWTKLPQTDGSLIDIRIPMGEGFAGRVATTGEPLNIPFDLYDFRGSEIAQQTDKRTRYRTCSLLCMPVLSKEGEVLGVTQLVNKQKPGEFSPYDPNTWPEAPEHFKTSFHTKDRENMELLNAQVGEVLPGILAD
- the ribBA gene encoding bifunctional 3,4-dihydroxy-2-butanone-4-phosphate synthase/GTP cyclohydrolase II translates to MTSSPAPTFQFDTIESAIADLKLGRMVVVVDDENRENEGDLVGAAQFATPDTINFMAVYARGLICLAMTGERLDRLDLPLMVAHNTDKNQTAFTVSIDASPELGVSTGISAEDRARTIQVAINPQTRPQDLRRPGHIFPLRAREGGVLKRAGHTEASIDLARLARLYPAGIICEIQNPDGSMARLPELVEYAQTHNLKIISIADLIAYRLQHERFIQREAIANLPTQFGQFQIYGYRNMLDDSEHIAIVKGDPAEFGDRVTTVRMHSECLTGDAIGSLRCDCRMQLQTALKMIDYSGAGVVVYLRQEGRGIGLVNKLKAYMLQDRGLDTVEANEKLGFPADLRHYGVGAQILNDLGVKQFRLITNNPRKIAGLKGYGLEMVDRVPLLIEANDYNSTYLATKAQKLGHWLLQTYLVTVALEWNDNISSVNERYERLEKLRHWAGERNLLLQEETRPVAIALFARPSLIVHLGFDQPHPEAIDWYEYREHPYAQAIASVLDCLVDWFPVQRLEFLVTDGSDPLDRLQLKLERQKCDRQQIRPSSLFPGVERQQIYSFTD